The Variovorax paradoxus genome window below encodes:
- a CDS encoding adhesin → MAIGGASGTQTGASAAAASGVALGAGSQVTAAATNSVALGAGSVASAANTVSVGGNGVTRSITNVASGNIASGSTDAVTGGQLFSVQQTANEAKATAEFASAIAGQAGKDANAAQQSANAANSIAGTALDVGNKAQTTATNALSTAQTATTAAGTAQAAADNAQATASKALGAAGNAQSTADGAVSAAQAADKAAFIAQQTANSASNLAGVALGVGNTANNTANNALSTAQGASAAAGVAQSSANTAQATASKAQGAAANAQSTADSAFAAAMTADKAAFGAQQTANTANNLAGVALGVGNTANNTANNALAAAGNAQTTANSGVAAAAAAQTTANSGVAAAANAQTTANTAVSAAANAQTTANAGVAAAANAQTTANTALGAAANAQTTANTAVSAAAAAQSTANTGVAAAANAQTTANTALGAAANAQTTADAGVAAAAAAQTTANTGVAAAAAAQTTANAGVAAAAAAQTTANTGVAAAAAAQTTANTGVAAAAAAQTTANAGVAAAAAAQTTANTGVAAAANAQTTANTAVSAAAAAQTTANTGVAAAGAAQTTANTALGVANNSAQYSAGGTNLQLNANGGAGSTISNVRAGAALTDAANVGQVQQAQQGAITSANNFTSQQVMALQTLMNQAFSNGLCSFSGGNVTCGTGASATGQGATAFGPNAQANGNDTVAVGNGAQASHAGSVAIGAGARALADPTTAVGNNAQALGNDSVALGANTLATGRNAVALGQGSVATRDNSVSVGNQATGLARTITNVAPGVLPSDAVNVGQMQQAVSTATNELRSFAAQGIASALAMPSIPMLAPGQRWVGAAVGNYAGASALGMAFGYQVSERLNLGLGVSTGTSGSANHVATRVQVGYAW, encoded by the coding sequence ATGGCGATTGGCGGTGCGTCTGGAACGCAAACCGGCGCAAGCGCCGCGGCCGCCAGCGGCGTTGCGTTGGGCGCCGGCAGCCAAGTCACTGCGGCTGCGACCAACAGCGTTGCGTTGGGGGCCGGTTCCGTGGCCAGCGCAGCCAACACCGTGTCGGTAGGCGGCAATGGTGTGACCCGCAGCATCACCAATGTCGCTTCGGGAAACATTGCCAGTGGCAGCACGGACGCCGTCACTGGGGGGCAGTTGTTCAGCGTGCAGCAGACCGCGAACGAGGCGAAGGCCACAGCTGAATTTGCGTCGGCGATCGCGGGTCAGGCGGGCAAAGATGCCAACGCAGCCCAGCAGTCTGCAAACGCAGCAAACTCCATTGCGGGCACTGCACTGGACGTTGGCAACAAGGCTCAGACCACGGCCACCAATGCGCTGAGCACGGCGCAGACAGCAACGACGGCAGCAGGCACGGCGCAAGCTGCCGCGGACAACGCCCAGGCCACCGCCAGCAAAGCGCTGGGCGCGGCCGGCAATGCACAAAGTACCGCTGACGGCGCTGTTTCAGCGGCGCAAGCGGCTGACAAGGCCGCGTTCATCGCGCAGCAGACGGCCAACTCCGCCAGCAACCTCGCCGGTGTGGCCCTCGGCGTTGGCAATACGGCGAACAATACGGCAAACAATGCGCTGAGCACCGCGCAAGGCGCGTCGGCGGCGGCAGGGGTGGCGCAGTCCAGCGCGAATACCGCACAGGCGACGGCAAGCAAAGCTCAGGGCGCCGCCGCCAACGCGCAGTCCACTGCCGACAGCGCGTTTGCTGCCGCCATGACGGCAGACAAGGCAGCCTTCGGTGCCCAGCAGACAGCCAACACGGCCAACAACCTGGCTGGCGTGGCTCTCGGCGTGGGAAACACGGCCAACAACACTGCGAACAACGCCCTCGCTGCAGCCGGCAACGCGCAGACGACCGCGAATTCGGGCGTTGCCGCTGCCGCCGCTGCACAGACGACGGCGAACAGCGGGGTTGCCGCGGCCGCCAACGCACAGACCACGGCCAACACGGCGGTGAGCGCGGCTGCCAACGCCCAGACGACGGCCAACGCAGGCGTGGCCGCTGCTGCCAACGCACAAACGACCGCGAACACCGCACTGGGCGCTGCCGCCAATGCACAGACCACGGCCAACACGGCGGTGAGCGCGGCCGCGGCTGCACAATCGACTGCCAACACAGGCGTGGCCGCTGCTGCCAATGCCCAAACAACCGCGAACACGGCTCTAGGCGCGGCTGCCAACGCACAGACCACGGCTGATGCCGGCGTTGCTGCTGCTGCTGCTGCGCAAACGACGGCCAACACAGGCGTGGCTGCGGCTGCCGCTGCGCAGACGACTGCCAACGCCGGCGTTGCTGCTGCTGCTGCTGCGCAGACGACGGCCAACACAGGCGTGGCTGCGGCTGCCGCTGCGCAGACGACGGCCAACACAGGCGTGGCTGCGGCTGCCGCTGCGCAGACGACTGCCAACGCCGGCGTTGCTGCTGCTGCTGCTGCGCAGACGACGGCAAACACCGGCGTGGCTGCGGCTGCCAACGCACAGACGACTGCGAACACCGCAGTGAGCGCGGCCGCCGCGGCACAAACGACGGCCAACACAGGCGTTGCAGCTGCAGGCGCGGCTCAGACGACTGCGAACACCGCCCTGGGCGTGGCCAACAACTCGGCGCAATACAGCGCCGGCGGGACCAACCTGCAACTCAACGCCAACGGCGGCGCAGGCTCGACCATCAGCAACGTGCGGGCCGGCGCGGCGCTCACCGATGCGGCCAACGTGGGCCAAGTGCAGCAGGCCCAGCAAGGCGCGATCACCAGCGCGAACAACTTCACCAGCCAGCAGGTCATGGCACTGCAGACGCTCATGAATCAGGCGTTCTCGAACGGGCTGTGCAGCTTCTCGGGCGGTAACGTCACCTGCGGCACGGGCGCGAGCGCCACTGGCCAGGGCGCCACCGCCTTCGGCCCGAATGCGCAGGCCAACGGCAACGACACCGTGGCGGTCGGCAACGGCGCGCAGGCCAGCCATGCGGGCTCGGTCGCCATCGGCGCGGGCGCGCGGGCGCTGGCCGATCCGACCACCGCGGTCGGCAACAATGCCCAGGCCCTCGGCAACGATTCGGTCGCGCTCGGCGCCAACACGCTCGCCACCGGCCGCAATGCCGTGGCACTGGGCCAGGGGTCGGTCGCTACGCGCGACAACAGCGTGTCGGTGGGCAACCAGGCCACCGGGCTCGCACGCACCATCACCAACGTCGCGCCGGGCGTGCTGCCCAGCGATGCCGTCAACGTCGGCCAGATGCAGCAAGCCGTTTCCACCGCGACCAACGAGCTCCGCAGCTTCGCCGCTCAGGGCATCGCGTCGGCGCTGGCCATGCCCAGCATCCCCATGCTCGCGCCCGGACAGCGCTGGGTGGGCGCCGCGGTCGGCAACTACGCGGGTGCCTCCGCGCTGGGCATGGCCTTCGGCTACCAGGTCAGCGAGCGCCTGAACCTCGGGCTGGGCGTGTCGACCGGAACCAGCGGCAGCGCCAACCACGTGGCCACGCGGGTGCAGGTCGGCTACGCCTGGTAA
- a CDS encoding sugar O-acetyltransferase encodes MKSEKQKMLAGELYDAGDAELQSDLAATREWLVRYNAALGMATADRRVLLAERLGSVGDGSTIRPPFHCDYGFNIHLGSGAFLNFGCVILDVVEVHIGDKTQIGPNVQILTADHPRTAAERETGLEFGRPIRIGRNVWIGGGAILLPGITVGDDAVIGAGSVVTRDVPQGATVVGNPARIKAQTSPARS; translated from the coding sequence ATGAAATCCGAGAAACAGAAGATGCTGGCCGGCGAGCTTTACGACGCAGGCGATGCCGAGCTCCAGAGCGATCTGGCGGCGACCCGAGAGTGGCTGGTTCGCTACAACGCCGCGCTGGGCATGGCCACCGCCGATCGACGCGTGCTGCTGGCCGAGCGGCTGGGCTCGGTGGGAGATGGCTCGACGATCCGGCCGCCCTTTCACTGCGACTATGGCTTCAACATCCATCTTGGATCGGGCGCGTTCCTCAACTTCGGCTGTGTCATCTTGGATGTGGTGGAAGTCCACATCGGGGACAAGACGCAAATCGGGCCCAACGTGCAGATCCTGACCGCGGACCACCCGCGCACCGCTGCGGAACGCGAGACCGGCCTCGAGTTCGGCCGCCCTATTCGGATCGGGCGCAACGTGTGGATCGGGGGCGGCGCCATTTTGTTGCCCGGCATCACGGTAGGTGATGATGCGGTCATCGGAGCCGGGAGCGTGGTCACGCGCGACGTGCCTCAAGGCGCGACGGTGGTCGGGAACCCCGCGCGCATCAAAGCCCAGACTTCGCCCGCTCGCTCATAG